The DNA segment ACGCCCGCGAGATCGGCCAGCGCTGGGGACGGCGGCAGGTGGAGGGGCTGCTCAACGCCGGCGCGCCCTGCATCCATTTCTACGTGATGAACGACGCCTCGAGCGTCGTGGAGACGGTCAAGGACCTCATCTGACCCCGCCCGGGAGGCCAGCGTGGGCACCGTCACCATCCTCGGGATCGCCCTGGCCCTGGCCATGGACGCCTTCGCCGTGTCCGTGGCCGCGGCCCTGGTCCTGCCCCGCGTCACGGGGCGCCATCTCTTCCGTTTCGGCTTCCACTTCGGCCTCTTCCAGGCGCTGATGCCCGTCCTCGGCTGGCTGGCCGGCTTGACGGTGCAGCGCTGGCTGGCGGCCGTCGACCACTGGATCGCCTTCGGTCTGCTCGGCGTGGTGGGCTGGCGCATGCTCCGGGAGGCCCGCCGCCCCGACGACGACGGGTTCGACCGGGCCGACCCCACCCGGGGCTGGAGCCTCGTCGCGCTCTCGGTCGCCACGAGCATCGACGCCCTCGCCGTGGGGCTCACCCTGGCCATGCTCGAGGTGCGGATCTGGTTCGCGGCGGCGATCATCGGCCTGGTGGCCGGCGGCCTCTCGGTGGCGGGCATGGTGCTGGGACGTCGGCTGGGCCGGGCGTGGGGGCCCCGGGTCGCCACGGCCGGCGGCCTCGTCCTCATCGGCCTGGGCCTGAAGATCCTCGTCGAGCATCTGACGGCCTGAGGGCCGGGCTGGCGGCACTCTCCGTTGATTGTTAATCTGATGACAGGTGCGGCGCCGGCCGGGGCGGGGACCTGGTGCGGCGGGCCGCCCCGAAGGAGGGTGCCATGTCCGGACTCCTGACCGAACGACTCATCCAGCGCCAGATCAACCACTGGAACCGGCTGCGCGAATTCCTGCCGGCGCGCGACGCGTCAAGGCCGGTCGCGCGGGGGCCGGTGATCACCGTGTCGCGTCAGGCCGGGGCGGGCGGGCGCACCCTGGCCGAGAACCTGGCCGAACGGCTGGGGCTCGCCCTGCACGACCGCTCGCTGGTCGAGCAGGTGGTGCGCCGGGAGAAGCTCGCGCCGGCAATGGTCGCCAGGCTCGACGAGCAGGCCCTGAGCGAAGCCGATCTCTGGGTGCAGGGCGTGCTGCGCCAGCGGATCTTCATGCGGGAGCAGTACCGGCAGGCCCTGACCGAGGTCGTCGAGGAGGTGGCCCGCGGCGGCCATGTCGTCTTCCTCGGCCGCGGGGCGAACATGGTGCTGGGCATGCGGGCCGACCTGCGGATCCGGCTCGTGGCCGGACCCGGACGGCGGGCCGACCGGTTGGGCCGGCGCCTGGGGCTGACCGCCGCGGACGCCTGCGCCCTGCGCGACGACACCGACGCCCGGCGCGACGAGTTCGTGCGCCGGCTCTTCGGCTGCGACCCGGCCGATCCCACGGCCTTCGACCTGGTCCTCAACACCGACCGCCTCGACGCCGACGCCGTGGTGGAGAACGTCATGCTGGGCCTGCTCGCCGTCGTCGCCGGGGAGCGGACGCGCGTCGAGACGGCCTGAGCAGGGCCGCCCGAACGAACCGGCCGTCCGGGCCGCGGCCCATGCCGCGCCCCGGGGCCGCTAGTCGCAGGGCCAGGCGCCGCCGTCCCAGCGGCCCGCACGGAACGGCATGTCCACCGTGGCGGTGAACTCGACGTCGCCGTTCTCGGTGAAGGTGTACACGTTGCCGACGAAGCGGCCTTCCATCGCGTCGAGGGTGTGCATCGTGATGACCGCGCTCACGCCCGTGAGGCTGTTCTCCTCGTCCCACACGCCCTGCCAGGTGCGGCCGCCGACGACCAGCGCGAGGCTCGCCTTGCAGGTCGCCGTCTCGCCGGGCGCCGGCGCGGGCGAGTCCTCGAAGCCCCCGATGGTCGCCGTGACCACGTCGCTGCTGTCGTTGCCGATGTCGATGAAGAACTGGTAGAACCAGCCGCCGAAGTCGGAAACGAGGTACGCGATCTGCGACGTGTGCAGCTCCCAGTAGAGGGATCCGCTGGCCACGAGGTCGGCCCGGCAGTTGCAGGTCGACACCTCGACGCGGGCGGTGTCGAACACGTCCTCGTGGCCGACGATGCTCGCCCGGATGAGGGCGTTGCTCGTGCCGGCGGACAGCGACTGGTAGAGTCCGTTCTGGTCGATGCTGCCGTACCCCTCGACCTTCTCCCACAACACGTCGTAGGGCGCTCCCTCGGCCGGCCCGAAGACCTCGGCCGTGAACTGCAGCGTCTCGCCCGGATTGATGCAGTCGAAGTTGGGCGTGACGAAGATCCGGAACGAGTCCTCGTAGGCCACGCGGACGGTGGCGTAGCGGGCGGGCACGCCGTCGGCGCGGGCGCCGTTCCGCGACAGCGACTCGACGATGACGTTGAAGGGGTAGTCGTCCGGCGAGGTCGGCGTCTTCAGCGGCCGGGTGCCGGCGTCGTTGGTGTCCCAGCCGGTGCCGTCGTCCCAGGTGCCGTTGCCGGGCGACCAGCGCAGGGTCGTCAGGTCGGCGTTGGTGATGGTCGTGGTGATGTTCACGGTCTCGCCCGGCTGCGAGACGACCACGCTCGCCGGCGTGGCGGTGACGACGATCTCCCGCACGAGCATGTTCGTGTCGACGTGGATCTCGCGTCCGCCGAACTGCGTCGGCTGGGCGCCGACGCGCAGCACGTCCGGACCGGCCTGGTTGGGCCGCGCCTCCTGGCCCGGGATGTCGACGTCGAAGCGGTGCTGCAGGGCCGCCGCCGTGCAGTACAGGGGGCTGGAGATGTCGACGGTCCAGTCGCGGGGACAGAACTCGATGATGCCCGTGCCGTCGAAGAGCTGGCCCGCCCCGGCGCTGATCCCCAGGGCGTAGGCGTCGCGCAGGATGTCGCTGTCCAGGACTTTGGCCTTCTCGGCGACGGACAGGTAGGCGCCCAGCGCGTTGACGATGGTCTGGGCGACGGACTTGTCGGCGGTCCAGCCGGTCGACGATGCGGTGACCATGACGTCCGACCAGGTGGCGGCCTCCTCGGAGTCCTCGTTGAAGGCGTTGGGACCGACGATGGCGCTGAGGGACGTGAAGCGGCTGGGCAGCGTGCCGGCCACGAACTGGGTCGCGGCCTGGACCACGCCGATGCCGACGCCGGCCACCGCCGCCGGACCGCCGACGACGGGCATGCCGCCCAGCGCTCCGAGGGCGCGGCCGCCGTTGACGAGGATCCGCCCGGCGTCGGACGCGGGGTCGGCCCCGAAGGCGGCCACGGCCGAACGGGTCATGGCGATGGAGAGTTCGGGCGCGGTCTCGATGTCGGGCCCGACGGTGAAGCACTTGGCGGGGTCGCGCCCGGCGGGGAAGGCCAGCACGGCGGGATCCGCGGGCCACTCGGCGACGGCCGCGTCCACCAGGCCGGCCAGGTCGAAGTACCCGAACACGCGGTCGAGCAGCTCCAGATCCGGCGCCGAGAGCACGCCCGCGCCGTCGGCGGCCAGTTCCGTCAGGTCGGCCGAGGGGTCGTCGGCGTCGAGGTACTCCTGGGCCAGCTTCAGGGACAGCAGACCGGGCGCCACCGCGGCGGCGTCCATGGCCTTCAGTTCGGCGATGGAGGTGCCCCCGAAGGCCGCCCGCTGCTCCACGTAGGCGCGCAGGCTGGCGACGGTCGCCGCGAACGCTCCCGGCGCCGCGGGCAGGGCGCCCAGGGTGAGCGCCTGCTCGTCGCTCTGGTCGGTCCCGTCGCTGACCCGGATCCGCACCGCCCCGCCCGCGTTGGGCGTCACCGGATGCAGGGGAGCCGGGAAGAACCAGCCGTCGGCGTCGTGGTCGAGGGGGAAGGTCACGTCTTCGGCCCCGTCGGCCCGGACGATCACCAGGTAGGGCAGGGAGTCGGCGGCCGCCTTGGCCGCCGGCAGTCCGGTCACGCCCACCCGGCCGAGACTCGTCG comes from the bacterium genome and includes:
- a CDS encoding manganese efflux pump — protein: MGTVTILGIALALAMDAFAVSVAAALVLPRVTGRHLFRFGFHFGLFQALMPVLGWLAGLTVQRWLAAVDHWIAFGLLGVVGWRMLREARRPDDDGFDRADPTRGWSLVALSVATSIDALAVGLTLAMLEVRIWFAAAIIGLVAGGLSVAGMVLGRRLGRAWGPRVATAGGLVLIGLGLKILVEHLTA
- a CDS encoding cytidylate kinase-like family protein is translated as MSGLLTERLIQRQINHWNRLREFLPARDASRPVARGPVITVSRQAGAGGRTLAENLAERLGLALHDRSLVEQVVRREKLAPAMVARLDEQALSEADLWVQGVLRQRIFMREQYRQALTEVVEEVARGGHVVFLGRGANMVLGMRADLRIRLVAGPGRRADRLGRRLGLTAADACALRDDTDARRDEFVRRLFGCDPADPTAFDLVLNTDRLDADAVVENVMLGLLAVVAGERTRVETA